A section of the Phaseolus vulgaris cultivar G19833 chromosome 8, P. vulgaris v2.0, whole genome shotgun sequence genome encodes:
- the LOC137826130 gene encoding rop guanine nucleotide exchange factor 5-like: MEALCNKGENFQKKKDGFPSSASVSAQELKGCASPPLGWPIRKAALSKCRKSDEKENEPVSLLEDKKFTSISSKMPGIDAMKERFAKLLLGEDMSGSGKGVCSALAISNAVTNLCATVFGQLWRLEPVPCEKKEMWRREMEWLLSVSDHIVELIPSWQTFPDGSKLEVMTCRPRSDLFMNLPALRKLDNMLLEILDSCKDMEFWYVDQGIVAQDAEGSASFCKRIQRQEDKWWLPVPRVPPAGLSENSRKQLNHTRECASQILKAAMAINNGALAEMAVPESYLETLPKNGRTCLGDFIYHYITSEKFSPECLLDCLDLSSEHVALEIANRVEASMYVWRRRANSKPPPNPNRSTTKSSWEIVKDFMADGDKRELLAERAENVLLSLKQKFPGLTQTTLDTSKIQCNKDVGKSILESYSRVLESMAFNIVARIDDLLYVDDLTKHSDRFPLVPMTVSVSGTPHKAVGTPSFSVAPPLISPARGERSPFLNNNINIDNNNKNIKPQRRGFGVRRVLSNYLGAESKETKSFSNPGVLNGSNPSSNKAEKKAHAMNEKTK; encoded by the exons ATGGAGGCTTTATGCAACAAGGGTGAAAATTTTCAGAAGAAAAAAGACGGGTTTCCTTCTTCTGCCAGTGTTTCAGCTCAAGAACTCAAAGGGTGTGCTTCTCCTCCTCTTGGTTGGCCTATTCGGAAGGCTGCACTCTCCAAATGCCGCAAATCAgatgagaaagaaaatgaacCTGTTTCTCTCTtggaagataaaaaatttaccAGCATCAGTTCTAAAATGCCAG GAATCGATGCAATGAAGGAAAGGTTTGCAAAATTACTGCTTGGGGAAGATATGTCAGGATCTGGGAAAGGAGTCTGCAGTGCTTTGGCCATCTCAAATGCCGTTACAAATCTTTGTG CCACTGTATTTGGGCAATTATGGAGACTAGAACCTGTTCCTTgtgaaaagaaagaaatgtgGCGGAGGGAGATGGAATGGCTTCTTAGTGTTAGTGATCACATTGTTGAGTTAATACCTTCTTGGCAGACATTTCCAGATGGAAGTAAGCTAGAG GTAATGACTTGCAGACCAAGGTCAGACCTTTTTATGAATCTTCCAGCTCTGCGCAAACTCGACAACATGCTTCTT GAAATTTTAGATAGTTGCAAAGATATGGAGTTTTGGTATGTTGACCAAGGAATTGTAGCCCAAGATGCAGAGGGTTCAGCTTCATTTTGCAAAAGAATTCAGCGACAAGAGGATAAGTGGTGGCTCCCTGTACCTCGTGTGCCCCCTGCCGGCCTCAGTGAGAACTCGAGAAAGCAGTTGAATCACACAAGAGAATGTGCAAGTCAAATTCTAAAAGCTGCCATGGCTATCAACAACGGTGCTTTAGCTGAAATGGCAGTTCCTGAGTCATACTTGGAAACCCTTCCCAAG AATGGAAGAACTTGTTTGGGGGATTTTATTTACCATTACATTACATCAGAGAAATTCTCTCCAGAGTGTCTTCTTGACTGCCTAGACCTATCCTCCGAGCATGTGGCACTTGAGATTGCAAACCGTGTTGAAGCCTCAATGTATGTGTGGCGTAGAAGAGCTAACTCTAAACCCCCACCTAATCCTAACCGTTCAACTACAAAGTCATCGTGGGAAATTGTGAAGGACTTCATGGCTGACGGAGATAAGAGAGAACTACTAGCAGAAAGAGCTGAAAATGTCCTACTTTCACTGAAGCAGAAATTTCCTGGTCTAACTCAAACTACCTTGGATACCAGCAAGATTCAGTGCAACAAG GATGTTGGAAAATCCATACTAGAGAGTTATTCAAGAGTTTTGGAGAGCATGGCATTTAACATTGTAGCTCGCATAGACGATCTGCTGTATGTGGATGACTTGACTAAACATTCAGATAGGTTTCCATTGGTTCCAATGACAGTGTCTGTCTCAGGCACTCCTCACAAAGCAGTTGGCACACCAAGCTTTTCAGTGGCACCACCACTAATTAGTCCTGCAAGGGGAGAGAGATCTCCTTTCCTCAACAACAACATTAACATTGACAATAACAATAAGAACATCAAACCTCAACGTCGAGGCTTTGGGGTGAGAAGAGTACTGTCAAATTATCTTGGTGCAGAATCAAAAGAAACAAAGAGTTTTAGCAATCCAGGTGTGTTGAATGGTTCAAACCCAAGCAGCAACAAAGCAGAAAAGAAGGCACATGCCATGAATGAGAAGACAAAATGA
- the LOC137825398 gene encoding protein neprosin-like, with translation MVNEILQIDATDKIYGIENVLKEDLELERQLKLINKSPIKTINKKPSFQKSTARTRVKNLSNGPIFGLRKDQCPKGTVPIPRTTKEDLIREKKLLNSSIFLRDIPGVHLAEVALSSKFGPYYSVSGTNSVYNPTVTKGQMSLSHIWVQNGPIDTNNKISIGWHSDNYHRTGCYNTRCPGFVQTHRGLYPGSRTANSSSYGGPIFGFDSVITQDPLTKNWWIGGDGYYMGYFPSKLFSNMGSADKVGLGGRTLTPRGSPSPPMGSGHFPDKNFFHASFYRYIFVENATRRNYGPEKYQIENYFDKPNCFRVNYYGNLQRDLGYSLQFGGPGGNCDN, from the exons ATGGTCAATGAGATATTGCAAATAGATGCAACAGACAAAA TTTATGGTATTGAAAATGTGCTCAAAGAAGATTTGGAACTGGAACGACAACTAAAGCTCATTAATAAGTCTCCTATCAAAACTATTAAT AAAAAACCTAGTTTTCAAAAATCAACTGCAAGAACAAGAGtgaaaaatttatcaaatgGACCCATATTTGGACTTCGTAAAGATCAGTGTCCTAAAGGGACTGTTCCTATTCCAAGGACAACAAAAGAAGATCTCATtcgagaaaaaaaattgttaaacaGTAGTATCTTCCTTCGAGATATTCCTGGTGTTCAT CTTGCAGAGGTAGCTCTTTCTTCAAAATTTGGCCCATATTACAGTGTTTCTGGAACAAATAGCGTTTATAATCCTACCGTCACCAAAGGTCAAATGTCGCTTTCTCATATATGGGTCCAAAATGGACCAATAGATACTAATAACAAAATTAGTATTGGATGGCAT TCAGATAATTATCACAGGACAGGATGCTACAATACTCGATGTCCAGGTTTCGTTCAAACTCATAGAGGACTTTATCCTGGTTCACGTACGGCAAATTCATCTTCCTATGGTGGACCAATTTTTGGTTTTGATAGTGTTATTACTCAA GACCCATTGACCAAAAATTGGTGGATAGGTGGAGATGGTTATTATATGGGATACTTTCCATCAAAATTGTTCTCCAATATGGGTTCAGCGGATAAAGTAGGGTTGGGCGGAAGGACTTTAACTCCTCGAGGTTCTCCTAGTCCTCCAATGGGATCTGGACATTTTCCTGATAAGAACTTTTTTCATGCAAGCTTTTATAGGTACATCTTTGTTGAGAATGCTACAAGAAGAAATTATGGACCTGAAAAGTATCAAATAGAAAACTACTTTGACAAACCTAACTGTTTTCGTGTTAATTATTACGGTAATCTTCAGAGAGACCTTGGATATTCTCTCCAATTTGGAGGACCTGGTGGTAATTGTGACAATTGA